The proteins below are encoded in one region of Styela clava chromosome 4, kaStyClav1.hap1.2, whole genome shotgun sequence:
- the LOC144422274 gene encoding BPTI/Kunitz domain-containing protein-like encodes MKSQFKVIVSVCCILLLLYSELSRAAGSTKKRRSIKAKLFDRCSLQKDPGNGPHQLKKFYHKYTWNPLLNKRCFSFTYHGFGGNTNRFSTLDECEKACVPDCLQRKKIMPCYARVPRYYFNKWLKVCLQFEWGGCQANKNNFLTKKACKDKCM; translated from the exons atgaagTCACAGTTCAAAGTCATCGTTTCCGTTTGTTGTATACTTCTTCTGCTTTACTCAGAATTGTCACGTGCAGCTGGCTCCACAAAAAAACGTCGATCAATTAAAG CTAAATTGTTCGATCGGTGCTCGCTACAAAAAGATCCTGGAAACGGCCCACATCAGCTCAAAAAATTTTACCACAAATACACTTGGAATCCGCTTCTGAACAAACGATGCTTCAGCTTTACATATCATGGATTCGGAGGAAATACTAATCGTTTTTCGACCCTAGATGAATGCGAAAAAGCTTGTGTTCCTGATTGCCTCCAACGTAAAAAAATAATGCCTTGCTATGCACGTGTACCAAGGTATTATTTCAACAAATGGCTCAAGGTTTGTCTCCAATTCGAATGGGGAGGATGTcaagcaaacaaaaacaacttctTGACCAAGAAGGCTTGTAAAGATAAATGTATGTGA